In one Ornithinimicrobium pratense genomic region, the following are encoded:
- a CDS encoding succinate dehydrogenase cytochrome b subunit, with the protein MATSTVPARETRRGPNNILLKTVMAASGLFFVGYLLLHMYGNLQILFGRGAFDDYAHHLRVFGEGMVPENGVLWIARILLLASLVAHVWAGMVLWRRAGAARSTRYAGKRKTTYGSVYAKAMRWGGLAILLFVIFHILHFTTQTITLAGEHVSPAERVISSFQLWWAVLIYVVAMIAVGMHLVHGIYAACMTLGLNTTVKRGEQIRLISIAVTTLIVVGFLIPPFAILFGFVD; encoded by the coding sequence GTGGCCACCTCAACCGTTCCCGCGCGCGAGACCCGCAGGGGTCCGAACAACATCCTGCTGAAGACCGTGATGGCCGCCTCCGGCCTGTTCTTCGTCGGCTATCTGTTGCTGCACATGTACGGCAACCTCCAGATCCTCTTCGGCCGCGGGGCGTTCGACGACTACGCCCACCACCTGCGCGTGTTCGGCGAGGGAATGGTCCCGGAGAACGGCGTGCTGTGGATCGCCCGCATCCTGCTGCTGGCCTCGCTCGTGGCGCACGTCTGGGCCGGGATGGTGCTGTGGCGCCGGGCCGGGGCCGCGCGTTCCACCCGCTACGCCGGCAAGCGGAAGACCACCTACGGATCGGTCTACGCCAAGGCGATGCGCTGGGGCGGGCTGGCCATCCTGCTCTTCGTGATCTTTCACATCCTGCACTTCACGACGCAGACGATCACCCTGGCCGGTGAGCACGTGAGTCCGGCCGAGCGGGTCATCAGCAGCTTCCAGCTGTGGTGGGCTGTGCTGATCTACGTGGTGGCCATGATCGCGGTTGGCATGCACCTGGTGCACGGCATCTACGCGGCGTGCATGACGCTGGGGTTGAACACCACGGTGAAGCGGGGCGAGCAGATCCGCCTCATCTCCATCGCGGTGACCACACTCATCGTGGTGGGCTTCCTGATCCCACCCTTTGCCATCCTGTTCGGGTTTGTCGACTGA